CTAAAATAACTCTATTATCTGTAGGGATTCTCACCGGGTCGCAGATTTGGGAACAGATTCGTTGCGCCGCCCATATAGAAACACCAAAAATTGCAAGAACGCAAGCCAATATCTGGTAAATCTTTATATGTATGCGCATCCTCCACCAACTTGTTCACAACTTCTTGGACATTTTTCCCCCGCCGTTGGGCAACAACCGCCGCCTCCGCAAGGTAGTCCAAATCCACTTCTACTTGCACCATAATTTTGTTTCTCATCTCTCACCTCCAAAAAATAGATTGGGCTCCAACTCTACGATCTCCACATCTCCGTAGCAATGGAACATATTGTGGATAAAGTTCTTACTATATTACCATACAACTCACAAATATCAAAAAGCGTGGGAAATCAAAAATTTATGGTATGATTGAAGTATGATGAAACAAAATTTTTCCGCTGGGGGGGTTTTGGTCAACAATCAAAATCAAGTATATTTAATCTACAAAAAAACCCGGGATGAGTGGGCCTTACCAAAAGGCGGGATTGAGAAAGGCGAAACGGAGTTGGAGGCCGCCGAGAGAGAGATTAAAGAGGAAACCGGCTACCAAAGTATTAAAGCGTTGGTTCAAAAACCAATCAAGACATCAACTTGGACATTTACCCGCGAAGGCAATGATGAAAAAGAACAAAAGACCACCTATTATTTCCTGTTTCGGCTCAGAAGTAAAGACAGGATGAAAACCCCAGAAATGAATGCGGAAGGTCTCGCCGGCGATTGGTTTTCTTTTGAAGAGGCAATCGAAAAAACCTCTCTTGACAATGTTAAAGAGGTCTTGGAAATGGCTAAAAGAGGATGCCGTATCAAAAATGGTTGATATTTTAGATAAAATTTGGGAGATTTAGATTATCTTTTTTAGTCATTTCCAACGGTCTCTT
The Patescibacteria group bacterium DNA segment above includes these coding regions:
- a CDS encoding NUDIX domain-containing protein, which gives rise to MMKQNFSAGGVLVNNQNQVYLIYKKTRDEWALPKGGIEKGETELEAAEREIKEETGYQSIKALVQKPIKTSTWTFTREGNDEKEQKTTYYFLFRLRSKDRMKTPEMNAEGLAGDWFSFEEAIEKTSLDNVKEVLEMAKRGCRIKNG